In Syngnathoides biaculeatus isolate LvHL_M chromosome 19, ASM1980259v1, whole genome shotgun sequence, the genomic window TacactacagtattttttttttttttttaagtccagtTACGCCTATTCAAGGCCGGTCTGTTTGATCCGTTTCAATCGTGACTTTCAGATCCGCTGCCTTCGCCTGGCTTCCAGGCTCCCTCCTGTTTGTTGGAAACATTTATGCGGGCTCCAGAGCTCTATCGCGCCTCGTGAGTCACATGCCGGCTTGACAACTGGGTACTTCGAGTgtactgattgattgattgaataaCATGACATTTCAATCCCCTCACAGGAGATTCCTTTCTTCTTTACTCTTCAAAACTCCTCTCATGTCGTTAGCTATGTCATCTTGAAGGCCGTTCACAGAGAAGTAAGAGCATGACCCAGATCCTGTCTTTACACGCAActtctaattgcaaacaagccACTCCTTAAAGCTACTGTAAGaaaacttgttttgttttttttttttttttgctccgggACTTCCGCTGTTACAGTGGATTCTCAGAACTGGAGCAGTTTCGTCATGTAAAAACTGTTGCATTCATTATTATCATGACGATATGATGGAATATAGAacatggaccaaaaaaaaagaaaaaaaaaagacaaacattagCCAATCTTGCGTGGAACAAATTaatccaaaaaacaaataaatccaaaGTCTAATGCCTCCTGGAACAGATTTTGTTCAACAACAAGAGTTCacaatgtacagtacttttttttttttgtttctcgcAAGACTCCTCTACCCAGAGTTGCATAAATGTAACGCACCCATAAATGAAACAACAGTAAAGTATGGATAAAACTCTAAGCGCCAAGACAAAgatcctttgttgttgttgttcaaagtGACCTatttaaaaatcaagaaataaaaccaaactattacattaaatatgttCTGATGCCCCACCCCCTcgaaaataatgtttaaaaaatgaaattaaattgtgttattctttgtttttgagGATTTAATTTAGAGAGGATCAAAAAGACTCATGAACAGAATCAAACACAACATGCTGGTTAAAATTAGGACTTCCCAGATTATTATAACATGTTATTTCCTCGTAataatgctgaggttctcgcttggagtgaacaggttggataggatgttttggagacaaagttagagggagcagacttagatggtttggacatgttcagaggcgagagagtgagtatattggtagaagggtgctgaagatggagctgccaggcaaaagactgagaggaagaccaaagaaaaggttgatggatgtggtgatggAGAActtgaggactgtgggtgttaaagaagaagatgcacgagataggcttagatggaaaaagatgacacgttgtggcgacccctaacaggacaaggcgaaaggaaaagaagaagttatttCCTCGTAATCCGGTTATACAACACCACTAAATTTAGttgcttctgaaaaaaaaactccatattAAGTTGGACGAAGAATTGCGTCCTGTAAAGTGTGTTTCCATGACAttgacagaaatgaaaaaaatgtatgaaacatATCAGATAAAATAAGTACAAATCACTGGAGTCTCATGATGAATGAAGCCTACCGTATGAACCTCAAACGTTTCTTTTGATGGACAATTTTGTTTCTCTCCCTTATTACAGAAAATTGAATGGCTGAAATTTACCAGGtttgtgatttgttttgtatttgatgGTATCTTTTCCAATATGAAAGCAAGATGCCTATTTTCTCTTTCTCCCCCGTTAGCATATGTCTCATGCTGCTTTCAGCCATCAAGCTACCTGCCTACGATCCCCAGTTTGATTTCAGCGGTTACATGTGGGCCATTGCTCATCTAGTCTGTGTTGGTAAGTTTTGAATTTTAACCACTGTACTTACTGCAAGCATCGCTTTTTGTCCACGACtttgactgttttttgtttttaattgcgtTTCCAGGGGTTTACAGAGTCTTTCAGGTGCACTACAAATCCAGTAATTTGAGGTAAGGGTGAGCCCATTAGCTTGGAGTAGAAGCAATATTCATATTATGAATTTGTCACTTTTCCTGAAACTCTTCTGGCATAGCGACATTGAGCAGCAATGTGTTAACTACCTGTTCAGGTAAGAACAAACCATTTAgaataatgtatttattatatcAACAAAGTGAGAGACAAcatagaacttttttttgtttgtgttgttttgtaacAGCGTTCTGCTGCTGGCAATGGCCGCCCACCCAACAGGTGAGAATTATTGTTGTGACTTCCCTTGAATGTCTTTGGCTAAATTGTACTGTCGCAATGAAAAGTGTTGCACTTTGACCTTTGTTCATGCACAGGTGACCTCACGAGTGCCTTGGAGTTCCCCTCTCTCCAGTCCTACTCCTTCCGCGGAGGCTGCTGTGCCAGGTGAGCCCACCATCACCACTAACCTGTACTTACACCTAGAATGTAACAGAGAAGGGCTTATTAGTTGAAATATTACTGGAAAACACTCATTTTAATGACATTAGGTACACTCACAGTCTGATGAGCTCAAATAGAGAACTgtttaaatacaaattttaaCTAAACCAGGGAATGTTTCAGTCACTGTTGTGAATTCTTCCATTCAGCTACTTGCTAAAGATAAGCAGTTTTGGGGGTGAGTTTAGAATTTTGAACCCCCAGTAAAAGCCAAATAAGATATGTTGCAGTGTAGTTTGATATCACTACAAACTACAACAGTTCTGGTAAATGTGATAATTATTATACATTAAGGTACCGGTATCCATTCCCTGCATTTATTacagccaaaataaaaaataattgctgtGTTCTTGCACTGGTAATACGGTATGGTAAATGTAAATTGATAGAAATTGGCCTGAGACTTAATCAAAATGGAGAGTCAATTGATAACTGTATTAATCGCATGTGGGCTTcattgttttttcagtgccttGCTGggttttttgttgcttttggcCACAGTCAAACTAAAAAGTGGACTGTCCATTCAGCACTTTGCACTGTGGATTTTTATgtccaaggtaaaaaaaatttaaaaatgaaatactattttttttttccatacaaagACACAACTGTAATACACAAACTAGATCTGCACAATCTCCAAAAAGTGTATTTGTTCTAGGTGACTGCCATGTTCCTGTCACCTCTGATTTTCTATATGGACATGAACACCCCGTCTATAATTTGGTAAGTTGCGAGTTTAGTGGATGAAtattaaggattttttttttttttacatcgttacatacagtgtttcccaaccttttctGAGCaaagacatctttttttttcattgaacatTTGCACAGCAGATCTGTATCAATACTTAATGAACTCGTCCCATTTTACTTACAAATTTACTCAGTGACATCTGGATCTGCTtgattgaacacaaagctgttttttaattactgttttcaaatattgcagcaaatctttttttttcccctactaaTGTAATTTATTATGTCTGCTTGCAGTATGGCAGTCAGTCATGTAAGCGAGGCTTTGTTGGTGTATTATGAGAGAGAAACGCAGTAATATCAGCACTTCAGGATGGACCAAATACCTGCACTtctcaaaaaaattatttgctgtattttatttttttttttacttccttaAATGTCACCTTGATAAACTACAGACCAAATAACATTTGTTTACATAGTCTATTTTCTACACTTATTATAAGGGAGACTAAGGGAATAAAAAGCCATTATTGTTACAATCCTTAATGTAtacccatttatttttttatgagatAAAAATCTGCATTGGCACATCATTTCActggacattttttatttatacagtgtgtgtgtgacagaggGGAGGGGAATCATTAATAATGATATGGTCAATGGTACATACAAACCAAGAAGTGCATTGAACTCCTTGGTGCAATTTTGACATTAACTAGTTTTGTGCTTAGCTCTTCTGCTGGCAACTCTTTGGAGAAAAGAGAGCAGTCAAAGGCTGTTTTCTCCTTAAACGAGACTGCGGGATCTTCTCCTCCTTAATATAACCTATGCAAACCGAGAGCAAAGTCActttatcacatttttaaacTCTCATGAACACGCACAGGAAAGCAGTTCAAGACCTCTTTCGATGCATGTCTGAGTTGACGGGAATCCAACTTCCCAGAAGTTCTCCGGCGTGCTAGGAGGAATGAAGCGATGGCGGTGCCGAGAGCATTCAGACAGCTTCCTCTGTTTCTCTTCCTCTGGGAGATGGGTGTAATACTGGCAGAAGGAGAGTCAAATACGCAGAAAGTTGATATTTGAAATAAGACGGTAAATTCTGTTTACATTACGCAGCAAAAGACATACAACTTCGCATTCTTTGCAAGTGGTGCCTTTCAGTTTTCTTCTTTCATCTTTCTTGCGGACCACTGCCACATGTGCAAACGTTGGATGTCTAATGGAGAGAGATTGATTAATCTATGATCCTTTAAACTACTAATGTGAAACAAAAGATGGTTGATACTATTACGAGAGTAAGACTAATCCAAGCCAAATTTTTGGAGGATCTCATTTGGCATGAAAGAGACTCAGAATAAATTCCTCACTGCATTTTGCGCACTCGTGGAGAGTTTTCTGGAGCCTCTTGTTCTAATTGGAGGGATGGACAGAAAcattaagacattttttttcctttagtgTTGTCATACAAACTGTTCACATGATCGATTCACAGGACCAGACACAACATTAGGTcgagatccaatacaagagtTGCATGATCTTTTTTGATCCACCACCTTATTAAATCATGTATTGTATCTTCTTGTCgccacagtgtatcatctcagatgaaatgctaatatttgtttggcatagtttttacaccggatgtccttcctgacgcaacccctcaggTAATATGTTTATTGATGTCGTACAGACACCACagcaaattacaaaaaaaaaaaaaaatcagaacgctgataattaaaaatccatccattttctgagctgcttatcctcacgagtgtcagggtagtgctggagccaaaccctgctgtcatcgggcagaaggcagggtacaccctaaactggttgccagccaatcgcagggcacatagagacagacaagagtcgcgctcacaatcacacttagggacaatttagagtctcccattGATGCAAGATTTTTATCTatataaacatttatttcattgtcTCAATCAACATTGTTGAAATGTTGATACTTAATATTGTGTCTGGTTGtgattgtactgtatattgtcaAACTATGTAccatcatcttcttcctcctcctcctcttcctcctcctccatacAGGGACGATTGCCAACTTGTGTACAGTTGTAAGATATGTACTCCTCATGGGCAGTCGCATCAAACATTCGATCCAGACTGTCGTTCGCCTTGTCACCAATTCCTTGGTCGGAAAATActgatgtcatttttatcaCATCTGGCTTTGGCAACAAATGTCAGACGGGCTGAGGACAGGATTAGAGTGCGTCACCTGACACACCGTGTTCGTGCTGATCTTCTTCAACGCGACCTTGGAGTAAGCTGTGACTGATCATAGTGCAGTCAGTGTCAAGTAATTCTTCAAAGGGTTGTTCCTGTTTGTAAACACAGAAACAACTCGTGTAAGAGATAGatagaaaatgtattaaatcaTTTAACATCATTTAATGTAATCATCTAATCCCAGAAAATATGGAATGATATGGAAAGAATAACGTACAGTCCAGAGGATAGGGATTGAACCCTGTCACAAAtggcaaaaatctgcaaataattgatgcccctccaaaaaaacgtttataattgcctatagatgccacaagatggggggaaaaaagcaccaCATCtctctaaatgaagctcctcaactcacttcaacaagTAAGAATTTTCAGTGAATAACAGATACGTTAAAGAAAACTGCAGAAAGGTGGAATCAAAAAGTACACAGAACACAGTTGACAAGTTAATTTTGATGCGTGAATTACTTCCATTTTGTTAACCTTTCGAACGAATTGTGTGGGGAACCTACAAATTAATTTAAAGATTAAGTATATTGTTTGGTGGAAAGGCACAATTAGAATTCAGGGGACgtattcataaaaaaagaaaaaatagggCTAAAGTACTTGTAGTTAGTGTGCTATGATGTGTGTTATGAAATCCTTAAAAGTCACACCCAAATTTTTATGATTTGCTCGTGGGGTCACACGATTTTTAGAAGAGCGAAACACAGACAACCACTCAAACTCCCATTCCCCCCTACGGACAGCCAAGCGTTTTCAATTAACCAAacgcgtgtttttggaatgtgggaggataaTTTTAAGGGCCGAAGAGATGCCATTACATATACGGCCTACCGCATTACATTGTACTTGTAGGAGACTGATATATTGACTTATTAGGGTCGGTCAACATCTTCTGTTAAGctatgaaaataatttaaagcaaGAGAGGACTTTAGATGAACAGGTGAGAGTGTTGAATAAACGATACACCTCATCTTCAACTTCTCACAAATATCAGTTTTGGACTTTTCCTCACATTTGCTTCTGGAGTGTAATAACTCTTGAAATAAGACTGAACAAAAGAGGATAATTAGGCTCAAATTCAAATGTCCCAGAGGCTAAACTAATTTACTGCAAGTCATGTGACCATCTTGTACCTCATGTGCATCTTCCTCAATGTCATACATGGAGAGCGCCAGCCCAGGGTCAATGCTCCACATGTTTTCCACTCTTTGATTCCTTCCTGCCCGGAGAACAAAATTAGCACATCAATTTGAATCTACCAATCTTTGGGATGCTAATGACATGCACAGATGACCATAGTCAACAACAGCAAAGCAACCATACCATCATCTGGATGAGCTGGTTTGCTTGGAACATTGTGGAACTTGGGCTTCTTTTGTTTGTAGTGCGCTTGTCCTTTGGGTGCTACGTCTGGCTTCTTGAAAGCTGGACTTCCACAGTCAACACCTCGCGTTTGGTTGAGAACCTGTGAAGTAATTTTAAAACCAGGCTGAAGTAGACATGGAccgtaatgtttttttcaacactgaTACTGATCGTTAGCAATCAAGGAAGCCAAAAACCGATTTTTGGAGCAGATATTTATTTGGaggggggattaaaaaaaaaaaaaaaaaatcaccacttTGGTGTCCAATTTCTTCCCATTTCGGGAGTCGCATGTTTTGCCctcttccagctcttttggAACATCGTCTTCCTTCGTCCATTTTACTTTGACAAGTGAGTCAACATCATTCAACTTTTCACAGTGAGGACGATGAAATGATGACTTTGCTGTGGTCGAGTCTGGACTGTAGATGGCCGTGGACGGTGAAGAAATACGGTGAGGCCTTCGCACGGGGACGCAAACGGTCGTTAAAACAATAATGCTCGACACAGTCTCCTGTTTATTACATAGTATGCATTTTTAGTCCTTACTTTAGACAAATATCAGACAAGGACGATTTCGAGCTATAACGCTGACCTGCAGCTGTGTTTTTCTAAGAAGAGAAAATGATCAGAAATAGAGAACTCGCTCAGACATGATTGAATCCATACTGCATACTAGAATTATGAAGGCTACAGCATGAACCCAACTCACCATGTGAGATGTGTTGACAAGTTCAAGGCCACATGTGTCTGCTATCACTTCTCCTCCAATCTCCTCCTCTCCTGACATTAGACAGATGTCAATTTCAGCATCAACCCACAGTACATTTAACAGTAACTTGATTTTCTATGCAATAGACATTCAATGTATTGAATTAGCGACTGTGTGtgattacatgtttttttaagatttcaATAGGATGGGAGCCTCTCTCTGATTAATCTAAAGTCGCATTTTAATGCCACTGTGTTGTTTCACAACGGTGCCTAGAGCGGCCATGGCAAAATTGAAGAGCAACTTCCATAGCTGACATCAGCTAACGTTCACCTTGACAGTAAATTACTTGGGATTAGTTAAAAGTGGGCAGCgaggtggacaactggttaccacatctgcctcacagttctgaggaccggggttaaaatcccagcccctgCTGTCTGGAGTTGCATGCTCTTCCTGTGCCTACAtgacttttctctgggtactccagtttcctctcagaccctaaaaacatgcaaggtaggttaactgaagactctaaattgcccgtaggtgtgaatgattgtttctatatggcctgtgattggctggcaaacagttcagggtgtacccagcctcttgccccaaggtagctgggataggtgatcacgaccctagtgaggataagcgggatagGAAAAAATTGAATGGATCAATCAATCACCAACGCCCTTGCGGGTTGTCGCCGGGGAGGTCActcaatttttgtttcaaatgtttcatcGTTGTCCAAAGGGGTTACTGACAGACTGTTGAGATGATTGGGTGCAAAATTCTATTAAAGAAGCTACTAGTACAAACAGTaaatatgggaggaaaaaaaaactatggtcATCACAGAAACAATTACATTACTGTAACTTCCAACAATGCCACTTCAAATCTTACCAGGAATCTGGGACGCGTCCATTACACACGTGTTAGGAACAAGTACTTGTGCTCTTTTAGGGTTTTTTGCAGTGTCGCTTGATTCTTGAACTGAAAAGAACATAAATGACATGATTTAGATTTGCTTGCTCAGAGTACAAAAATCTGCCTTTTAAAATGACCTTTGAAAAGTGATCTGTTACACTTGATTGAGGAATTCCGTGCATCGTGAACATGTTTGCTGTTGTCCAGGTATTTACGTTTCTTCAGTTTGTTAGTTACGGTAAATGAGTTGACCAGGACTGGGGAGTCTGGGATGACACCATCTTCATGCCCTGGGTGGTGGGCCACCTGCGATTTGGagctaataataacaacaacatcaCACATCTACAGAACTCAATTAAGAAGTTGAAACTTGGAGCTTACAATTAAAAAACCTTTACTAAACAGCCAAAAGCAGAACATAAACGAACATGTCTGCAATTAGTCCTTTAAATGTGAATAATCATAGAAAATAAGACTTCACCAACAAACAATGATTAAGAGACCTGACTTAAACGCACTCACTACCTCTTTATTATTTGCAGCTCACTGAGAAGTTTGCGGTTTTCATCCTCCAGGCAGTTCCTTTCATACCctattgaaaataaacacacacacagtcaacaATGACCAATGAGATGAGATAGTACCAAATATAACATTTGgtgcaaaatgtatttcatttttgcattcgtgtgattttttttttttttttagaagtacacattttcatataaaaagaaaaaactcgcATAAGAAACACTGCAGATATGCACAGAAAGACTCACTCAGATTGGTTAGGGTCCGCTCGCTATGATCTTGGCATTTTTTCAAGTTCTCCTCCAAGATTGCACATCGATCGCATTCTTTAGTTTGCAGCCTTAAAGCAGAATCAAATGTAGTCTTTAAATTACACCGACAATGAAAAGACATTGCTGAGATTTCtgtattgttttgaaatttaTTTCTTAAAATTAATTCTGACAAAATTGAAACCTCTCTCTCgttcatgtatatatatatatatatatatatataaatataaaattgcaTACAGTTTTAACATGGGACGTGCATAAATGTTAGTAGTCTTTGGCGTTACCTGTCCTCCAATAGACTATTGGCATCTTGTAGAGTTTTGATTTGTTCTTTCATCTCCTGGTTACGTGTATAAAACAGTTGAAGACTTTCTGCATCcctgtgatgaaaaaaataagtttggcaCCGTCAAATCTGAATTAGGATGAAACAATCTAATTTAAATGTGACAATATAAAACGTTGATTGTCATACGTTTATTCTTTCAAATGTAGCATACTCACAGGCGACGTTCGTTTTTCAACTTGCACACTTTTTCCTCAAGTTCTTAAAGGAGAGAAAGTTTATAGCGCAACACCCAATACATGAAAGAATCTACCATGGCCATCATAAATCTTTCATTACATTACAGACCTAAACATTTTTGCATGAGGTCAAGAATGATGATTTTTGACATTGCAAAGATTTATCACCTTGAAGTCTTTTTTGATGGCATTCCTGTAGTTGCATCCATAACATGTCAAAGGGGTCAGTTGGTTTGGGTGTGTTTGCAGGGCTGCTCATCCTCAGTGCAAAACAAGCGCAGACAAAATCTTACTGtctgccaaaaaaatatttcaaacttaGTAGAATCAATCATATAAtacatttttcctccacaaaATGTCCGTAAAATGATCTTTAACAATTTATCAAAACTGGTATTCTACATGGTTGATAGTacggaaaaaatataaatatcagtGGTTCTACTTGGGCAGTGGGAGTAATTTTTCTACCTCTGGTagatttgtaataataataataataatagtcgtACAGGAAGGAATTATACTTATATACATTTTTACGCGGTCACATTTCACCGTTTCGACACAAACTCAACCACAAGCTTATGCCAAGTTAGGAGgaaagacaacagtcaattTTTCCCCACGAAATTAAATAGCCAGACACACAACATAAACTACCAAATTTGACTATATTATGCACTTTTGTCGTCGTATTCAAAAATGGCAATTACAACGATTAAATCACAACTAGTAGGACgctaaatgtgaaataaaactaCTACTTACGCTGAGGAATACGAGACTGCGATGAATCTAGGGAATTTACCATTCCAAACGTAGGAAAATGTTCAAGAACATAATGGAggagcaaaagtaaaaaattctAAATTCGCGGGCTGAATTGCGTGTTACGCATAGATATCGATAATAGCGCCAACACCGGTTTGAACTGCGTGATTACGACTTCGCTAAGCTAGTGAGGGCAACAAGGACGCTTGCGTACTGTGCTGCATACCTTTGCATACGCCTTCCAGCCACAAAAAGGGAACAGTGATTAACCTTTAATGGGTGAAAATTGcttgtcttgtatttttttaatctgttctttttgcaaatgttttgtaaaatggTTTGGCCGGGATGCGACTGTACACTAGCTTATCTATTTTATATTCATATCTGTCCACGCTGATGAAGTCTcttgatttttttggttttatttagaAACACGGAACATACAAATTCAATCGCCAAGAGGTAAAATACATATACGACCAAAATGTCAGTGTCTCATTGCAGAAATTTATTACATGAATTGTAGTGTTTGATTGtctatattttttccattattctTCTTCGTCGTTgacgtcgtcgtcttcttcttcttgtattGAATGGCGCACACTAACAATGCATTACTGCCACCTATCAATGAATAATGATTACTGCTTTAGTTTACCGATCGATTTCGttttcacacaaaataaaatcacttcGAAGATAAAATAGAGAACATTTTCCTTATAAGTTTAATAAGATGCTACATGATTAAACTTTTTGATACTTGCAAGCAGTGTTGGggtattatttgtttgttttacattacacttcttcttttcctttcggtttgtcccgttaggggtcgccacagcgtgtcatcttttgccatcttagcctatctcctgcatcttcctctcgaaccccaactggcctcatgtcttccctcaccacatccataaaccttctctttggtcttcctctcgctcttttgcctagcagctccatcctcagcacccttctcccaatatactcactctctcgcctctgaacatgttcaaaccatcgaagtctgctctctcgaatcttgtctctaaaacatccaatttttggctgtccctctaatgagctcatttctattcctatccaacctgctcactctgagcgagaacctcaacatcttcatttctgccacctccagttctgcttcctgttgtttcttcagagccaccctctctaatccgtacatcatcgccggtcttaccactgttttataaactttgcccttcatcctagcggctactcttctgtcacataacacagcagacacctttcacttctttaccacactcaccattgctctgcattgttgactcaaagtatttgaagtcgtccaccctcgctatctcttctccctggagcttcgctcccccccccccccccctctcattcatgcacatatattctgttttacttcggctaatcttcattcctctcctttccagtgggtgcctccatctttctaattgttcctctgcctcctccctgctttcagtgcagatcacaatatcatttgcgaacatcatggtccaaggggattccagtctaacctcatctgtcagcctatctactaccattgcaaacaggaaggggctcagagctgatccctgatgcagtcccacctccaccttaaattcttctgtcacacctcaccattgttctgctgccatcatacatgtcctgtaccattttaacatacttctctgccacaccagacttacgcatgcagtacaacagttcctctctttgtactcttgtcataggctttctctagatccacaaagacacaatggagctccttctgaccttctctgtacttttccactggcatcctcaacctcatctgtggtactctttcgaggtatgaaaccatactgttgctcgcagatacttacttttgtcctgagtctaacctccactactctttcccataacttctttgtgtggctcatcaactttattcctctataattcatTAACATTCATTCAACATTACACAGTAGTTCAAATATCCAATATTTATTGTTGTAGATATTTCTTACGCATACGTTTTTTGTTAAGCTGCACAACTAAATCCTGTCTTAAAAACACACTCACAGCTCAACACGATCATGTTCTCTTATTTATCCTTATCAACCCATTTCCTCCTCAATTtctcaatggataggtttccaatgagtCACCAAGAcgcttagaccaatcggataaattaacgatagaaaaaaacttcacgcttcaactcccacctgtgttctttgacctccatgacacacaaaatggcgtaattggaaacctatccatattggttttaaaattttagtttCTGACTAGTTAGATTTTTCCATGTCCTACATTTGACATTACGTAATTACCTGAATTTGACCAgcactttcccccccccctttctcatccattttcctttgttCAATTTCACTATCCTGCATGATTTCTTCTCCCTGAGCTGTCAAACTCAGCGCATTTGACACGAGCATCAACGATACAGCTAACATGCTAAAAACATGTTAcagaattatgaaaaaaaaaaaaagcaagtttattctcatattccttttttaattttttctttagAATACAAAACAAGAACCAAAATAACATGTACAAAACAGATTACTCGAACACAAGTGACTGAGGTGACATCTTAAGTAAAGCCAGTATGAGACATTAATTTTGACGAGTCAGCCCGATGCTGACACTGCAAGTACAGTAATGTCAAAAACGGCTTGGAATTACTTAGTGCTCTCCATCAGTAGTGCTATTCACAAATGGAATTTAATAATAACGCTTATTACTTTCACTTTAGTAGTTAGCAGTGGTGTAGCGTTTAAGAACTTTAAGAACAAAATTGAGAGAATGACGTGGATGACAATTTCTTATAGTCTCCGatttcagacacacacacacacaacatagtTCCTGTGCATCCAATGTATTAATGGGCGGCGTGGCTAAAACAGATCAATTCTCCTCCCGCTAACATCACCAAAACCGCCTCGGCCCGAGTTGG contains:
- the rbbp8 gene encoding DNA endonuclease RBBP8 isoform X4 — translated: MSSPANTPKPTDPFDMLWMQLQECHQKRLQELEEKVCKLKNERRLDAESLQLFYTRNQEMKEQIKTLQDANSLLEDRLQTKECDRCAILEENLKKCQDHSERTLTNLRYERNCLEDENRKLLSELQIIKSSKSQVAHHPGHEDGVIPDSPVLVNSFTVTNKLKKRKYLDNSKHVHDARNSSIKFQESSDTAKNPKRAQVLVPNTCVMDASQIPGEEEIGGEVIADTCGLELVNTSHMKNTAAGQRYSSKSSLSDICLKPHRISSPSTAIYSPDSTTAKSSFHRPHCEKLNDVDSLVKVKWTKEDDVPKELEEGKTCDSRNGKKLDTKVVLNQTRGVDCGSPAFKKPDVAPKGQAHYKQKKPKFHNVPSKPAHPDDGRNQRVENMWSIDPGLALSMYDIEEDAHEEQPFEELLDTDCTMISHSLLQGRVEEDQHEHVFSDQGIGDKANDSLDRMFDATAHEEYISYNCTQVGNRPCMEEEEEEEEEEDDEQEAPENSPRVRKMQHPTFAHVAVVRKKDERRKLKGTTCKECEVYYTHLPEEEKQRKLSECSRHRHRFIPPSTPENFWEVGFPSTQTCIERGYIKEEKIPQSRLRRKQPLTALFSPKSCQQKS
- the rbbp8 gene encoding DNA endonuclease RBBP8 isoform X5; amino-acid sequence: MKEQIKTLQDANSLLEDRLQTKECDRCAILEENLKKCQDHSERTLTNLRYERNCLEDENRKLLSELQIIKSSKSQVAHHPGHEDGVIPDSPVLVNSFTVTNKLKKRKYLDNSKHVHDARNSSIKCNRSLFKVQESSDTAKNPKRAQVLVPNTCVMDASQIPGEEEIGGEVIADTCGLELVNTSHMKNTAAGQRYSSKSSLSDICLKPHRISSPSTAIYSPDSTTAKSSFHRPHCEKLNDVDSLVKVKWTKEDDVPKELEEGKTCDSRNGKKLDTKVVLNQTRGVDCGSPAFKKPDVAPKGQAHYKQKKPKFHNVPSKPAHPDDGRNQRVENMWSIDPGLALSMYDIEEDAHEEQPFEELLDTDCTMISHSLLQGRVEEDQHEHVFSDQGIGDKANDSLDRMFDATAHEEYISYNCTQVGNRPCMEEEEEEEEEEDDEQEAPENSPRVRKMQHPTFAHVAVVRKKDERRKLKGTTCKECEVYYTHLPEEEKQRKLSECSRHRHRFIPPSTPENFWEVGFPSTQTCIERGYIKEEKIPQSRLRRKQPLTALFSPKSCQQKS
- the rbbp8 gene encoding DNA endonuclease RBBP8 isoform X1, translating into MSSPANTPKPTDPFDMLWMQLQECHQKRLQELEEKVCKLKNERRLDAESLQLFYTRNQEMKEQIKTLQDANSLLEDRLQTKECDRCAILEENLKKCQDHSERTLTNLRYERNCLEDENRKLLSELQIIKSSKSQVAHHPGHEDGVIPDSPVLVNSFTVTNKLKKRKYLDNSKHVHDARNSSIKCNRSLFKVQESSDTAKNPKRAQVLVPNTCVMDASQIPGEEEIGGEVIADTCGLELVNTSHMKNTAAGQRYSSKSSLSDICLKPHRISSPSTAIYSPDSTTAKSSFHRPHCEKLNDVDSLVKVKWTKEDDVPKELEEGKTCDSRNGKKLDTKVVLNQTRGVDCGSPAFKKPDVAPKGQAHYKQKKPKFHNVPSKPAHPDDGRNQRVENMWSIDPGLALSMYDIEEDAHEEQPFEELLDTDCTMISHSLLQGRVEEDQHEHVFSDQGIGDKANDSLDRMFDATAHEEYISYNCTQVGNRPCMEEEEEEEEEEDDEQEAPENSPRVRKMQHPTFAHVAVVRKKDERRKLKGTTCKECEVYYTHLPEEEKQRKLSECSRHRHRFIPPSTPENFWEVGFPSTQTCIERGYIKEEKIPQSRLRRKQPLTALFSPKSCQQKS